GATCTTGTTCCCAATTATAGTTTCATCTTATTCTtgcattttattaaattatatctaGCGAAAACAGTAGCTATGATTGGCATCTTTTTAAGAATGAGATGTACAATAAAGATAGTTTGTCATAGGCATAGatcaaaaaggaaaaacatgCAGCATCTGTTATCACATGCTTTTTGTCTAGTTTACTTTATACTTGGACAAACAACGGTTACTACCACTACTAGGACTACATCTACTGATCCTCCTCATCTTCGTCTTCAACCAGTCTTCCACAAACCCATCTTCTACCTTTGCCACCCCTGTCATGTTTATCAATGTCTGTTTTCACTTCCTTCGTCTGCAATCTCAAATCACtccatgatgatgatgacactGATGATGTTGTGGTTGTTGATGACAACGATGTTGATAGACCAGCATGCTGTATGCCATTCGTCTCCAAACCGAGCTCACTAAACTTCGCAATTTCAGCATCCTTTAATCCCAGAGTCGCCACTCCATTGACTTCTTTTTCTTCCAATTCCTTTACATCTTCCACTATCTCCTCCTTTTCAAGACTATCCTGTATACATCCGCTATTGCCAGTCTCTATGGACTTGATGTAGCTAATTGCTTCAGCTATCAACTTTCTCGTTTCAACTAAAGAAGCTTCGGCCATTGGACTCTTTGCTGCAGCTGCCTCTAATGCTTCTGCAGCTCTTTGCGCTTCACCAATCAAAAtactgaagaaaaaaacaaataataacaaaatttttcaatactgaaagaaaaacaaaagataaattcTTCAAAATCGCCACAGGTTTTAGGTGATTAGAACCAAGAATTTGTTGATGCACTCACTTGGCTCTTAATATTGCTTCACTTATTTTGGGGTCTGAAGCTGCTCTTTGTGCTCTGATACTTTTTATCATCTCTAACTTGTATCTAGCTTGTGGATCCTTGAATCTAGGTTGTGGTTCCTTGTGTACAGGACCACTACTTGTCTTGACCTTAGGTCGATAACTTCTGATCCTGGTATCAATCGTGCCTTCCCTGTTCTTCAcaggtttgactttttttggtACTTTCTTCTTCGTTCCCCATTCTGGATCTCTAGTATCAGGATCTTTGCCACGATGTTTAGCTATGCCACTATAAACCCGATCACGGTATGCCTACtccaacacaaaaaaaaaccaatatttCATTCCATAAAACCATgagctaaaaaaaaaaggggggggggggggggggggggggtggggtGGGGAAGGGGGGGCTTGGAATCTATGCTCTGTTATAAAGAACTTACAGGGTCAGCCCATTTGGCTGCAATGGCTTCTGAGATTTTCTTTCTTTGCTCAAGGCTCTTTGGGGCTCGTACCCCTGGGTTGGGCCTCTTCTTTCGTGATTCAATACCCTCTCGAAATTCCTTGCCATGCTGCTTACTAAGTATCTCATAGGAATCCCATTGCAACTCTTCCTCACCAGAAAGCCCTTTTCTAGAAGCTTCTGCAATTAAGTCAAGCCATTCCCGATGACAACGTGCTATCATCCTACGGGTGAAACGCCGTCTATCCCATGTTTCCCGCACTGCAGCCGCAATCTTTGCCCTTGTCTCACGACTGCACCCAAAAAGAACAACAAAACTAAGCAGCAACAAATGCATTAcagaaaagatatatattaaatgaacaGCCACCATGGCACACAATCAATGAAAAGAATTATACAAATTGCAACAAGATTAAGTAGTAAACTTCACGCGTTACTTTTATCACGGAAGAAGATTAGAATTTCACAGCGAACATCAGACTTTACTTAAATTGAATAACAGAAATGGAAAGAGACCCACGTTTGATTATGAATTCCCTTCATCAGTTTCATCTTGACCTGCATTGACAAAAGTTGTAAATGCAGATAATTTCATTAATTATGATGAGATAAGCATTAAACTGAGAACAAAAATTgaggtataaaaaaaaaacagaaacttaaacataattgcTATCTAACATCTTGTAAACCTATAACAGGCAATGGCCATATATTATCAGCACCACTAACCAATTATTCCCTTTGCCCCAAAAAATTGCCTACTAGACAAAAAacaaagtttaagaaaaataataattaatgcaGCTTTTCCTTAGAAGAATGATAGTTTTACCTCTCTACAAACCAACAAATGGTCAAATGCTACTTTTGGACTTTGTGATACTCATTTTAACGGCAAGGTGCACCAAAATGTATTCATATGGTCACATGTTAAAATTGTGTGTATCCAGCTTTTAAAATGTCCATTGTACATATCAAACCTTCAATTCTTGCTAAATGTTCGTACCAAAATTTCTAGACTTTCTAATCGTATGTATCTGACCACTTATAACTTGTATATATTAAACTAACATAAGACGGATTTTGACGATGTGGAAGCTGACATGGCAACTTATATGGCAACCATGTTAGCAAAAAACACTTGTCACCTGATTAAAAGATAACCGATACATTGAATATCAACAAATCTGatacattttttagttttgacgTACTTAACCCTAACTTTTATTTAGCACAGCGTAGAAAATTTAACCTATTCTGTTAATCTAATTCTAGAAGTGGACCATTAATTGAGGACAAACCAAAAAAGGTAAACAACCATTTACGGACTTGAAACTTCTAAGTAAAAAAATGAGTTGTCTTCTTGAAAACGTAAAACTGGGTTCATGTTTAGTATCACATTTCACCTATGTACCTTATCTGAGAAGTCTGAATACTTAAGTGGCAGTGCACAAACCATTAACATCTATTAGTACATAGTTATAAACCCTGATGCTTAAATTGATGTACATACTAAAATTACATCAAAATCATGTACTTCACTTATGCATGGGATTCAAATTCATTTAGATAAAACATAAATCACCTGTGGATTACTCATGGCAAGCTTTGTTCTCTCCCGTATCTTCTGTCTAGTTTCTGCAAGTAATTCATATTACAATAGCAAAAATGATAGAATCAAATCATAGAATGTCATGAAATATTAGAATACTAGTTTAGGCCGTGGTCCATTTTGGTAAATCATAAGTTCATAACTTATCTTTATCCATTTTAGTACTTACTAAAGATTTCTTTTGTCCCTTACCCCTATGGCCCTATGACCCTATCTAGCTATATTACTTCAAAAAGGTATAGCGGCAAGGCATCCTGAAGGTCTAGTGTCTAGCCTCATTTAGGAAACATCTTGGGATGGACAAATAAAAAGTCTGCCAAAAGGCACTGGAAATACTGGTTAGGCTGCGTACATCAAACTTTCTCGGGTAACCTAAACAAGGATCCTTCCGTTTACCCGTTTTACTTCATTAAGCTATAATTAGCAATGTAGGCATGTTCAAAACTTGGTAATTGCCAAAACAGACAACTGTGCCTAAAGTATATCGCTATTCTAAGGCATTTGCAGATAAACATATCAAAACATaaatttgtgtgtgtatataaatatatacctggACTATGCTTTATCCCTTTATTCCAAGCCCCTCTCCCTTTATTAGCTTTAGAAATGCGGTTTCGTCTCAACAACTCCTTCTCATCCTGAACCGGTTTTTCGTCAGCAGGAGCAGCGGCCGGTAACAAACTCCCAACagaattgttattattattaacattaacattatCCTGTTGTTGTTCTTGGAGTTGAGCACTagtattactattactattactacaTATAGGTTCAAGTGTAGCAACCGCCTTAATCATAAGACGACAGCCAAGATTCATATGAAAACTACTACTTGTCGGAATATTATTGTTATGCAAATATATCCATCTGTTGATGGtggttgtttttgtttttgaatccccggataaaaatgaaacatgatggtcttttttaaaagaattcagtttattgttgtttttgttggtCCTGAACATATATTGTGATGTAGCAATATCtgcaatataatataaaaagtgtaaattattaataacaaaaattatatatgagaaATATGAGAAATGGGGAAATGAAGAAATACCTAATAAAGGCATGAGGAGGTCATTCAGTCAGAAAACAATATATGTAAGTATTATATGTAAATGTAAACCCCATAAAAGGTTAGGGTTGAAGCAGGGGAGGAGATGAAAGGGGGGAGATAgccacacacacaaacacacacccTGCTCAAACACACACCAAAAAAGATAACgatatttttgggtttttgttttctttgaaacTAGACTACTAGTATATGACTATATGTCTAACGTGGGGtatcatagaaaaaaaaataatgaaaatacacGTGATATGGCTAATAATTTTAATCgaatatagaaattaaattgagatcttgttttttatattaactAACTCTTATCAAACTAGTGTTATAAAgactaaaataaaattgaaaaaaaaaatactttcaatctatatgactataaagatttttctaaggtTATTTTAGGAAGTTCAGGAATAAAGTGTTTgcaaaagtgtaaattataagggtaaaataaaaaatttaaagatagaGTGCTTAATTTGAggaggtagtttgtttatataagaaatatagatataaataccCATATGCACcagatttttaaatattatcgGTCCTATTTTTTAAAGAGGCTAGTAATACAACtgataaaataaacattaaCAAACATGGTAAATATAACGATGTATTatcaaaaattattaattaccatttctttttttttttctttatcagcaaatttatcatttatcaaataaatgaattaatatatgaaaaaatttaaGATCTTGAATTCAAATCTTAATATGTGTAATACGTTTCCAAAATTGAGATAAAGGTTTTTTCAAATTAAGTTTCCTTATTTTAGTATGTGTAATATGAAAAATTGAACCCAAATTTAacgttaaaaataataatgatatattttcttcttaatttattaattatcgAAAAGTAATGATAGATTTATCGATAACCAACTCTAAAggccataaaaaaaattactttatcTGCTGGCTATTTATTCATTCGATCATTTCTACTTATGTTATTGtgtttttcatttcttaaaTAGCagatatacttttatttttaagttatcACAAATAATATTAGACTCTTCCAACTTGCGTCTTTACTTTAAGATGATGTTTATCGAATAGGATAAAACACTATTGACtagtatttttattatattttagtatttttcattttgaagtacattttttattatttctatttCCAAAATAGAAAATATTGATTTAGTTGGTGATTCTATTAATGTTTCATAAgatgttttattatttctaCAGAATTCTGATGAGTTTTTTCCAAGGTCTTGGGctcgagtcttgggtttctcatctcgaGGTCCAGcaaatcgctggttaaaattgcttcaagcacgtctgaatcgaaactaactttaaaaaataataataataaataaatattattgaaACAACATATGAACCAATCAATAAacctaaaatatattattttatttctcttcaattttgttaaaaatttgtAATTCATTTTAACACATAAGAAATACATCAGATTTCGGTGGAAAAAAAGAGTTCCAAGTCTTTCTATTtttattggaaaaagaaaagaaaatacataaCACGAAGTCGACTCAAATTGAAAAGTATTTGATTTCATCATATGTTTTTGACCATAAATCTACCGATCTTAAAGTCTTTCTAGACTTCCTGCATAACTACGACTTTCTACTAGAACAAAGCTCTTATGTATATAATCTCATCCTCAAAAAATCAAAGACGATATATAATGTTTAACAAGAGAATTGATACGAACGATTACAGTCATAATACGGTTAAGTAATTGTCTAATGTTCTATAAAAATTACATAGCTAAGAGTGGATTTTTAAGCCATACTGCCACAGCCTCAAATCTTATTTTCAAAAGTAATTATATCAAATGCTTTATCTTCGTCATTTCTTAATTGAGACTTTCAAAGCCATATGCCATACGggatatatatttatcatcttCCATTCATCAATGGGCGTTTGGCTTAATTTACTTTTGAACTCGTTAGTTCActtcttcatttttattttcatatattggCCTTTTTCCACtttcaaaaattcaaatttttataacttgaaaataaatattataaacataaacaattaACCAATATATAGGATACATATATAGACGCCTCTCGATCGAGTGCACTGTTTTTGGCACAAAAAGATAGACTCCATAGGATACATAGTTATAGTCCCCAAAATATGGGGCCAAGAAAAGGAATTTGGAAGTATGAATGGGTCAACTAAAAGAATAATCATCTGCATTTCTAAAAGTCGAACAAAGTGAAGAATACGTTTCGTTGACTTATTTTGGTCCACAGCCACCTTCTTAGCAGCCCTTCTGCTATGaacattttcttcttcttccttaaATCcttccacatttttttttatcaaacttGCCAAAACTCTTCTTTAATTCTCCTTTCTGTGTTTTCATATTGAATCATAAAAGTAGTTCGATATCGAAGATGGATAGTACTGACCATGTTGATAATTCAGGTGTGATGGAACTAACAAAAAACATCAT
The sequence above is drawn from the Erigeron canadensis isolate Cc75 chromosome 4, C_canadensis_v1, whole genome shotgun sequence genome and encodes:
- the LOC122595723 gene encoding uncharacterized protein LOC122595723 is translated as MPLLDIATSQYMFRTNKNNNKLNSFKKDHHVSFLSGDSKTKTTTINRWIYLHNNNIPTSSSFHMNLGCRLMIKAVATLEPICSNSNSNTSAQLQEQQQDNVNVNNNNNSVGSLLPAAAPADEKPVQDEKELLRRNRISKANKGRGAWNKGIKHSPETRQKIRERTKLAMSNPQVKMKLMKGIHNQTRETRAKIAAAVRETWDRRRFTRRMIARCHREWLDLIAEASRKGLSGEEELQWDSYEILSKQHGKEFREGIESRKKRPNPGVRAPKSLEQRKKISEAIAAKWADPAYRDRVYSGIAKHRGKDPDTRDPEWGTKKKVPKKVKPVKNREGTIDTRIRSYRPKVKTSSGPVHKEPQPRFKDPQARYKLEMIKSIRAQRAASDPKISEAILRANILIGEAQRAAEALEAAAAKSPMAEASLVETRKLIAEAISYIKSIETGNSGCIQDSLEKEEIVEDVKELEEKEVNGVATLGLKDAEIAKFSELGLETNGIQHAGLSTSLSSTTTTSSVSSSSWSDLRLQTKEVKTDIDKHDRGGKGRRWVCGRLVEDEDEEDQ